ATGGTAAAATACGTGCCCGGAATGGACATTATGATGAAGCCAATGATGCCTATCATGATGCCAAGGCTCCTGCCGGGAATGATGCCAAAAGTCATGCCGGATATGCTTGAAGCGGTTGGAAGGCGTGTTCAGATGTCTGATGACCTGAGGGAGCAGATGCCTGATCTCATGCCAAAGTCAATGGAAAATCTGATGCCAAACATGCTTCCGCAGATTGTCCCACTGTTGACGCCAAAAATGATTGAATATATCAAAACACACTAAACACAACTACCCCCACCACCCCATAAACTGCATCCCTTTATTTTGGGATGCAGTTTACCACTTTCTTTTCTTTTGAAATATTGACGTTTTAGCTGTGAATTTTGCATTATGAATAATCGGTGACAGTTTTAATTTGAATGCACCTTTATTCACGAAGAATCAGGATTTCCTCAGCTTCCAGCTCTTCAATAGCTCTCTTGCAATTATTCTCTTTTATGAAAATATAATCTGTGCTATGAGTTGAAACTGTAAAAATGCTGACCCCGACACTTTCCAGCGTGGAGCTGATTTTTGAAAGCAGACTTAGTACCGTTAAATCCAGAGGTCCCTGGAATTTCAGGCATTTCCATCCCTTTTCAGACTTGACTCCATCCGGTATGAGCTCTTCCGCAGAAGCAGCAGGGTCTTCGTTCTCTGTTTTTGTAATGGAAAAAAAAGTTTTGTCCCGGGCCCATTTTGGAATTTTGGCTTCAGATTCGTTTTTACAAATCCCAAAATCCCCATTGAGCAAAATAAGGGCAATTTCGCTGTCAGTATCTTCACTCATTATTAAGTTCCCTGCTTTATGTGCACTGGCAGCAGTTAAGAGAAGAGGGGTCAAATTTGTATTCTTGTTCCCTGAAACACTTCCTGCATACCTGTCGTTTTCCAGAATTGAGTAGTTTTTCCGTATCTTCTCCACAGTTCTCACATTGTGGCATGAAAATCACCATATATTCTGGTCTGTTGATGCTATATCTCTTTTGTGGTTTTCCACTCAGTATTTATATCATGATTTCTAACCCTGTATGGGGTTTTAAACATGCTTTCAGAAATACCTGAATCCTTGGGGCAAATGGATCCGGAAGACATCAACAAAGAAGTCCTCAGATTGGCAATGCTGGCAGAACTTGATGCTGTAAATCTTTATGAGCAAATGGCAGCCCTGGCAGATAGTGAGGATCTCCGCAGGATACTACTCGACATTGCACGCGAAGAAAAAATCCATGTTGCCATGTTCCAGTCTGTTCTTATGGAATATGATGAGGAATTCCTGAATATTATGGCTGATTATTCTCTTGCCAGACGCTAAGGTTTTTTGAGCTGGAGGCTCCTGATTGCAGGTTAACACTTCGAAGAAAACCGAATTAATAGATATTACTGAGATGGTTTCATCTGAGGTTGAAAGTGCCGGAATTGGTGACGGAATGTGCGTAATTCGTACGGCACATACAACAACTTCTATCCTGATTAATGAGAACGAAGCAGGTCTGGTGTCCGATATTATTGGAATGCTGGAGCGAATCGTTCCTTCTAACGCTGGTTATAATCATGATAGGATCGACAACAATGCAGATTCTCATCTTCGAAGCATACTGCTTTTCT
This genomic stretch from Methanohalophilus levihalophilus harbors:
- a CDS encoding ferritin family protein, yielding MLSEIPESLGQMDPEDINKEVLRLAMLAELDAVNLYEQMAALADSEDLRRILLDIAREEKIHVAMFQSVLMEYDEEFLNIMADYSLARR
- a CDS encoding secondary thiamine-phosphate synthase enzyme YjbQ, producing the protein MQVNTSKKTELIDITEMVSSEVESAGIGDGMCVIRTAHTTTSILINENEAGLVSDIIGMLERIVPSNAGYNHDRIDNNADSHLRSILLFLLNLMGQESAMWM
- a CDS encoding ACT domain-containing protein encodes the protein MRTVEKIRKNYSILENDRYAGSVSGNKNTNLTPLLLTAASAHKAGNLIMSEDTDSEIALILLNGDFGICKNESEAKIPKWARDKTFFSITKTENEDPAASAEELIPDGVKSEKGWKCLKFQGPLDLTVLSLLSKISSTLESVGVSIFTVSTHSTDYIFIKENNCKRAIEELEAEEILILRE